In Lineus longissimus chromosome 13, tnLinLong1.2, whole genome shotgun sequence, one genomic interval encodes:
- the LOC135498262 gene encoding serine/arginine repetitive matrix protein 2-like isoform X1, translating into MNHQPSVEPLPLGENDGGMAPGTTAPTRISDTLGRDSKETNGPDPMMDKESAKVIQRRNRRRRKLNQGSPRQGDRTDTAGYVSDNESSCCEEDGATNTSKVGVTKDGCEANVRIDPSELKDGSTGIGRSMETVVGDHTGQCDEMTNGMSEKDVSKSKEVLETTLKGTKDVEGILAANEEIEDQPGTTMISLGDYDVVKRTSEKTEDITRIPGASKVLENEPVVAKKSMDDDHVSNVISTLCSLWSPPVPAHNEVAVYTVHTDPGKKTTAAKGETKGVMTPTRAAGATNATTTGSGATGSGATGTGAAGTSKSTPEKKPAASGSKDGSGDAKPAATTNDKKAEPKVKKNICDGAFIKVLSKDEVTELEWPTEMVQNTTTEPSVTYSCNPLYFDFGQLSTKVDKKESKAEKELYPGEMEAGSSKSTSKLFVPRQLTQKKADKESDDSKAEDGGKDAEKAETEGAAEKPKHKKKKKHRKHHKTDKEKPEGEEGEKKKRHKHKKKKSRKRHRSSKEGKESGDEVATCAGPPEVEEEAPVAAEEKKEDVKKKKKRKKSKKSHKKRKKESDVDSGNEDEPDGAAKGEGNPDDRVKVKKSGKKSKKSKHSESSGEESDGEKKKRRHKHKKKKHHHSDKDGGSGTEQKEVKVKQEAEREVKKTETPKKDPKRKHSESDSDASDGQKVKAKKIKQETPGSAKKPQIPVTAVGQSSKPDNPGPENKKIRPIRIEKKEGKLHPSGKKLIGPEMKDTSSSKWDTSSDSELETMLQVKPDMKKAKAQTTLRTKETRQRETQRKEVVTNNPGSGGKKSSRNRSHSRSERRRRRDDSSYSSYSSDEDRSHSRYRRHSYSSDSDRSRSGRRSRRRRRSKSYSSGSDYSRSRSGSGYRSHSRSHSRSNRRGRRHSSYSSYTDYESDYDHGRSRKHSRGRYRHSSSSRSRSRSYSRDRYRRRRSYSRSHSYSSYSDRSRSRSRSYSRSRSRTRSRDRRRYELKSSPDKEFSSVLPKKEPKVHRARSEKEAKTFDPKDLVLPLHVNKDHVSDRAQELLKKIKEKKETLAKDGDFDFNDTVPAGLKSAGLMMKNSALLGPQPAMMDKVPVMPVIGKLPIMNKRPYPQDERSRSSERSPNNMHGPHDRSPYRRQDGRSPGHIPLPPGALGNNSSNPNSPRSDGSLGDIPNAPPNKMPRHNNMRPGSEFENKIPLCRGPRSEMDSIPLPPSGRGGPHMHPGMRGPPPGMRGPPPRPGPPGMHRPPGPGPHGPRGPPMQGPHGPLHGPPHGPPHGPHGPRGPPHPMGPHGPRGPPPPGMRGPFPGGPGMPPRGPPGMPPRGPPPNHRMPGPGPPHHIQSPPHRSNSPGQANRHSSPSHVNRSQAPMTAKPPTQPPPKTTAPATTTQTATGSSQTRPKMPGQNAQGRSPYIGPQVSPAMAQSLGLDIGTGKNNKKGAANSVPKEQQKDMAPPPLPPLPKEANKNDKKTPPLPPKSPSPKPPDKTDSPPAPIMPMAPPVMSAEQEEQYKVLQQQAQQHAAMLQQRETGSSAGSPDEVAPAQQQMIAISSPMAMPMQGAMALPSSMSMFSPGMQFQTALPQGLSGLQMAQMGQMGQIQMMGSHPGMISIPAGGGIPVQAGRPLYASGLPPGLSLGGIPGLPAHLAAPAGGVPMGTPMTINSLGQLTPLPSGAVSASSLPAGMSLPAGMIPVSMAQLSQMAQASHSIQGLPAGLVPHPSAGVSGISAAAAAAMAAGGQSPFLTAAPSGHPGLPGQPMIIGGPMGGMLLPGTRIIRPPMYRLP; encoded by the exons GTTGGGGTGACCAAGGATGGATGTGAGGCAAACGTACGCATCGACCCCTCAGAGctgaaagatggcagcactggtatTGGGAGGTCCATGGAAACAGTTGTGGGTGACCATACGGGTCAGTGCGACGAGATGACCAATGGCATGTCAGAGAAGGATGTGTCGAAATCGAAGGAAGTGCTGGAGACGACCCTAAAGGGGACAAAAGATGTCGAAGGGATTCTGGCAGCGAATGAAGAGATAGAAGATCAGCCTGGGACAACTATGATAAG CCTGGGTGATTATGACGTGGTGAAGAGGACATCCGAGAAGACAGAAGATATCACAAGGATTCCAGGAGCGTCAAAAGTTCTAGAAAATGAGCCTGTCGTGGCGAAAAAGAG CatggatgatgatcatgtgtCCAATGTGATCAGCACCCTCTGCAGCCTCTGGTCCCCACCTGTTCCAGCGCACAATGAAGTGGCTGTTTACACTGTTCATACTGACCCGGGCAAAAAGACGACGGCAGCCAAGGGTGAAACGAAGGGTGTGATGACACCGACGCGTGCAGCTGGTGCAACTAATGCAACTACTACTGGTTCTGGCGCTACTGGTTCTGGCGCTACTGGAACTGGTGCCGCTGGGACAAGTAAGTCGACACCAGAGAAGAAGCCAGCTGCTTCTGGAAGCAAAGATGGTAGTGGTGATGCCAAGCCAGCTGCTACCACTAACGATAAGAAAGCTGAACCTAAGGTGAAGAAAAATATATGTGATGGGGCGTTCATCAAAGTATTGAGTAAAGATGAAGTGACAGAGTTGGAATGGCCAACTGAGATGGTTCAGAATACCACGACTGAGCCGAGCGTCACTTACAGTTGTAATCCGCTCTACTTTGATTTTGGGCAACTGAGCACTAAGGTAGATAAGAAGGAAAGCAAAGCCGAGAAGGAGTTATACCCTGGTGAGATGGAAGCAGGTTCCAGTAAAAGTACATCCAAGTTGTTCGTGCCTCGACAGTTGACACAGAAGAAGGCTGACAAGGAGAGCGATGACTCCAAGGCAGAGGATGGTGGAAAAGATGCCGAGAAGGCGGAAACGGAAGGTGCTGCAGAGAAACCTAaacataagaagaagaagaaacaccGTAAACATCATAAGACTGATAAGGAGAAGCCTGAAGGTGAGGAAGGGGAGAAAAAGAAGCGTCATAAACACAAAAAGAAGAAGTCCAGGAAGAGACATCGATCAAGTAAGGAAGGGAAAGAATCTGGAGATGAGGTCGCTACATGTGCTGGGCCACCTGAGGTAGAGGAGGAGGCCCCCGTAGCTGCTGAGGAGAAGAAAGAGGAtgtcaagaagaagaaaaagagaaagaagtccaagaaatcACATAAGAAACGAAAGAAAGAGTCTGATGTCGATTCGGGGAATGAGGATGAGCCAGATGGTGCGGCAAAAGGCGAAGGTAATCCAGATGACAGGGTGAAAGTGAAGAAGTCAGGTAAAAAATCGAAAAAGTCTAAACATTCTGAATCAAGTGGTGAAGAAAGTGATGGGGAGAAGAAGAAACGGCGACACAAgcacaagaagaagaagcatcATCACTCTGATAAAGATGGTGGGAGCGGTACGGAGCAGAAAGAAGTCAAAGTCAAACAGGAGGCGGAACGAGAGGTCAAGAAAACTGAAACGCCCAAGAAAGATCCAAAACGCAAGCACAGCGAGTCCGACTCTGATGCATCTGATGGGCAGAAAGTTAAGGCAAAGAAGATCAAGCAGGAGACACCAGGATCTGCTAAGAAACCTCAGATTCCTGTAACGGCTGTAGGCCAAAGCAGTAAACCTGACAATCCAGGACCTGAGAACAAAAAGATTCGTCCTATCAGAATTGAGAAAAAGGAAGGAAAGCTACATCCCTCTGGGAAGAAATTGATAGGTCCTGAAATGAAGGATACTTCATCGAGTAAATGGGATACGAGTAGTGACAGTGAGTTGGAGACGATGCTTCAGGTTAAACCAGACATGAAGAAAGCCAAAGCTCAGACAACCCTCAGGACGAAAGAGACACGTCAGCGTGAAACTCAACGGAAAGAAGTCGTCACAAATAACCCTGGTAGTGGAGGGAAGAAATCCAGTCGCAATCGTAGTCATTCGAGATCCGAACGTAGGCGCAGGCGTGACGATTCCAGTTATTCTTCGTACAGCTCGGACGAAGATCGCAGCCACTCGAGATATCGGCGACACTCCTATTCATCAGATTCTGACCGCAGTCGCTCTGGGCGTCGCTCAAGGCGTCGTCGCCGATCAAAGTCCTATAGTTCAGGGAGTGACTACTCGCGTAGCAGGTCTGGGTCAGGCTATCGCTCACATAGCAGGTCTCACTCCAGGAGCAATCGACGTGGCCGACGTCACAGCAGTTATAGCAGTTACACTGATTATGAAAGTGATTATGACCACGGGAGATCCAGGAAGCATTCCAGAGGTCGGTACCGTCACAGTTCATCATCAAGAAGTCGTTCGCGGTCCTATTCAAGAGATCGTTACCGTCGCAGAAGATCTTATAGTCGTTCGCACAGTTATTCTAGCTACAGCGATCGCTCACGCTCACGTTCAAGATCATATTctcggtcaaggtcacgaaCAAGAAGCAGAGATCGGCGTCGGTATGAACTAAAATCAAGCCCAGATAAAGAATTCAGCTCGGTTTTACCCAAGAAGGAGCCTAAAGTACATCGAGCAAGGTCAGAGAAAGAAGCAAAAACATTTGACCCCAAGGATCTTGTATTGCCATTGCATGTCAACAAAGATCATGTCAGCGATCGCGCTCAGGAGCTGCTCAAAAAGATTAAAGAGAAGAAAGAAACTCTCGCTAAGGATGGAGACTTTGATTTTAATGATACTGTTCCAGCTGGTTTAAAGTCTGCTGGGTTGATGATGAAAAACTCAGCATTATTGGGCCCCCAACCAGCGATGATGGACAAAGTCCCTGTAATGCCAGTAATTGGAAAGCTACCGATAATGAACAAGAGGCCTTACCCACAGGATGAAAGGAGCAGATCTAGTGAACGTAGCCCTAATAATATGCATGGTCCGCACGATAGGAGTCCTTATCGTAGACAGGATGGTCGCtctcctggtcatattcctctaCCACCTGGTGCACTGGGGAATAACTCAAGCAACCCAAACAGTCCACGCAGTGATGGGAGCCTTGGGGATATTCCCAACGCTCCACCCAACAAAATGCCAAGACACAACAACATGAGGCCAGGATCGGAGTTTGAAAATAAGATTCCATTGTGCCGAGGTCCAAGATCAGAAATGGATTCCATTCCGCTACCGCCAAGTGGAAGAGGAGGACCACACATGCATCCTGGAATGAGAGGACCGCCACCTGGTATGAGAGGTCCACCACCACGTCCGGGACCACCTGGGATGCACAGACCACCAGGGCCTGGACCGCATGGCCCTCGTGGGCCACCTATGCAAGGGCCCCATGGTCCTCTACATGGGCCACCTCATGGACCACCACATGGGCCACACGGTCCCAGAGGTCCACCTCACCCAATGGGGCCACATGGACCTCGTGGGCCTCCACCTCCTGGAATGAGAGGACCCTTCCCCGGCGGACCTGGTATGCCACCAAGAGGACCACCAGGAATGCCACCCAGAGGCCCCCCTCCCAATCACAGAATGCCTGGGCCTGGACCACCACATCACATCCAGTCACCACCACACCGTAGCAATAGCCCTGGACAAGCCAATCGCCATTCGTCACCATCACATGTGAACCGCTCTCAAGCACCTATGACTGCCAAGCCACCAACGCAACCACCTCCTAAAACTACGGCTCCTGCTACTACCACCCAAACTGCCACTGGTTCATCTCAGACCCGCCCAAAGATGCCAGGACAAAACGCTCAGGGTAGATCTCCATACATCGGTCCCCAGGTGTCACCAGCCATGGCACAGAGTCTCGGTTTAGACATTGGCACTGGTAAGAATAATAAAAAAGGAGCAGCTAACTCTGTACCTAAAGAACAGCAGAAGGATATGGCACCTCCGCCACTACCCCCATTGCCCAAGGAGGCTAATAAGAATGATAAGAAGACGCCCCCGTTACCTCCCAAGTCCCCATCGCCTAAGCCACCAGATAAAACTGATTCACCTCCAGCTCCGATCATGCCAATGGCACCTCCAGTCATGAGTGCAGAACAGGAGGAGCAGTACAAAGTGCTACAGCAGCAGGCTCAACAACATGCAGCCATGTTACAACAACGGGAGACTGGTTCTTCAGCGGGGTCACCAGATGAAGTAGCACCCGCACAACAGCAGATGATCGCCATTTCATCACCAATGGCCATGCCTATGCAAGGTGCTATGGCATTACCGTcgtcaatgtcaatgttttcTCCGGGGATGCAGTTCCAAACAGCGTTACCACAAGGACTTTCTGGACTACAGATGGCACAGATGGGTCAGATGGGTCAAATCCAGATGATGGGCTCGCACCCTGGCATGATCTCAATCCCTGCTGGTGGTGGAATCCCTGTCCAGGCTGGCCGCCCACTTTATGCATCAGGTTTACCCCCTGGCCTCTCCCTTGGAGGGATACCTGGTCTACCAGCACATTTAGCAGCTCCTGCAGGGGGTGTGCCCATGGGTACACCGATGACGATCAATTCACTTGGACAGTTGACTCCTCTACCGTCTGGGGCTGTATCAGCAAGCAGTCTCCCAGCAGGTATGTCACTTCCAGCAGGTATGATTCCAGTTTCCATGGCTCAGTTGTCTCAAATGGCGCAAGCGAGTCACAGCATCCAAGGATTACCAGCCGGATTAGTGCCACATCCGTCTGCCGGTGTTTCTGGAATCTCGGCAGCGGCAGCTGCAGCAATGGCTGCCGGTGGACAATCTCCGTTTTTAACAGCCGCTCCGAGTGGCCATCCTGGTTTACCTGGACAACCCATGATTATAGGTGGACCCATGGGAGGCATGCTTCTGCCTGGCACCAGAATAATACGTCCACCAATGTATCGGTTACCATAA
- the LOC135498262 gene encoding G patch domain-containing protein 8-like isoform X4: protein MVGVTKDGCEANVRIDPSELKDGSTGIGRSMETVVGDHTGQCDEMTNGMSEKDVSKSKEVLETTLKGTKDVEGILAANEEIEDQPGTTMISLGDYDVVKRTSEKTEDITRIPGASKVLENEPVVAKKSMDDDHVSNVISTLCSLWSPPVPAHNEVAVYTVHTDPGKKTTAAKGETKGVMTPTRAAGATNATTTGSGATGSGATGTGAAGTSKSTPEKKPAASGSKDGSGDAKPAATTNDKKAEPKVKKNICDGAFIKVLSKDEVTELEWPTEMVQNTTTEPSVTYSCNPLYFDFGQLSTKVDKKESKAEKELYPGEMEAGSSKSTSKLFVPRQLTQKKADKESDDSKAEDGGKDAEKAETEGAAEKPKHKKKKKHRKHHKTDKEKPEGEEGEKKKRHKHKKKKSRKRHRSSKEGKESGDEVATCAGPPEVEEEAPVAAEEKKEDVKKKKKRKKSKKSHKKRKKESDVDSGNEDEPDGAAKGEGNPDDRVKVKKSGKKSKKSKHSESSGEESDGEKKKRRHKHKKKKHHHSDKDGGSGTEQKEVKVKQEAEREVKKTETPKKDPKRKHSESDSDASDGQKVKAKKIKQETPGSAKKPQIPVTAVGQSSKPDNPGPENKKIRPIRIEKKEGKLHPSGKKLIGPEMKDTSSSKWDTSSDSELETMLQVKPDMKKAKAQTTLRTKETRQRETQRKEVVTNNPGSGGKKSSRNRSHSRSERRRRRDDSSYSSYSSDEDRSHSRYRRHSYSSDSDRSRSGRRSRRRRRSKSYSSGSDYSRSRSGSGYRSHSRSHSRSNRRGRRHSSYSSYTDYESDYDHGRSRKHSRGRYRHSSSSRSRSRSYSRDRYRRRRSYSRSHSYSSYSDRSRSRSRSYSRSRSRTRSRDRRRYELKSSPDKEFSSVLPKKEPKVHRARSEKEAKTFDPKDLVLPLHVNKDHVSDRAQELLKKIKEKKETLAKDGDFDFNDTVPAGLKSAGLMMKNSALLGPQPAMMDKVPVMPVIGKLPIMNKRPYPQDERSRSSERSPNNMHGPHDRSPYRRQDGRSPGHIPLPPGALGNNSSNPNSPRSDGSLGDIPNAPPNKMPRHNNMRPGSEFENKIPLCRGPRSEMDSIPLPPSGRGGPHMHPGMRGPPPGMRGPPPRPGPPGMHRPPGPGPHGPRGPPMQGPHGPLHGPPHGPPHGPHGPRGPPHPMGPHGPRGPPPPGMRGPFPGGPGMPPRGPPGMPPRGPPPNHRMPGPGPPHHIQSPPHRSNSPGQANRHSSPSHVNRSQAPMTAKPPTQPPPKTTAPATTTQTATGSSQTRPKMPGQNAQGRSPYIGPQVSPAMAQSLGLDIGTGKNNKKGAANSVPKEQQKDMAPPPLPPLPKEANKNDKKTPPLPPKSPSPKPPDKTDSPPAPIMPMAPPVMSAEQEEQYKVLQQQAQQHAAMLQQRETGSSAGSPDEVAPAQQQMIAISSPMAMPMQGAMALPSSMSMFSPGMQFQTALPQGLSGLQMAQMGQMGQIQMMGSHPGMISIPAGGGIPVQAGRPLYASGLPPGLSLGGIPGLPAHLAAPAGGVPMGTPMTINSLGQLTPLPSGAVSASSLPAGMSLPAGMIPVSMAQLSQMAQASHSIQGLPAGLVPHPSAGVSGISAAAAAAMAAGGQSPFLTAAPSGHPGLPGQPMIIGGPMGGMLLPGTRIIRPPMYRLP, encoded by the exons GTTGGGGTGACCAAGGATGGATGTGAGGCAAACGTACGCATCGACCCCTCAGAGctgaaagatggcagcactggtatTGGGAGGTCCATGGAAACAGTTGTGGGTGACCATACGGGTCAGTGCGACGAGATGACCAATGGCATGTCAGAGAAGGATGTGTCGAAATCGAAGGAAGTGCTGGAGACGACCCTAAAGGGGACAAAAGATGTCGAAGGGATTCTGGCAGCGAATGAAGAGATAGAAGATCAGCCTGGGACAACTATGATAAG CCTGGGTGATTATGACGTGGTGAAGAGGACATCCGAGAAGACAGAAGATATCACAAGGATTCCAGGAGCGTCAAAAGTTCTAGAAAATGAGCCTGTCGTGGCGAAAAAGAG CatggatgatgatcatgtgtCCAATGTGATCAGCACCCTCTGCAGCCTCTGGTCCCCACCTGTTCCAGCGCACAATGAAGTGGCTGTTTACACTGTTCATACTGACCCGGGCAAAAAGACGACGGCAGCCAAGGGTGAAACGAAGGGTGTGATGACACCGACGCGTGCAGCTGGTGCAACTAATGCAACTACTACTGGTTCTGGCGCTACTGGTTCTGGCGCTACTGGAACTGGTGCCGCTGGGACAAGTAAGTCGACACCAGAGAAGAAGCCAGCTGCTTCTGGAAGCAAAGATGGTAGTGGTGATGCCAAGCCAGCTGCTACCACTAACGATAAGAAAGCTGAACCTAAGGTGAAGAAAAATATATGTGATGGGGCGTTCATCAAAGTATTGAGTAAAGATGAAGTGACAGAGTTGGAATGGCCAACTGAGATGGTTCAGAATACCACGACTGAGCCGAGCGTCACTTACAGTTGTAATCCGCTCTACTTTGATTTTGGGCAACTGAGCACTAAGGTAGATAAGAAGGAAAGCAAAGCCGAGAAGGAGTTATACCCTGGTGAGATGGAAGCAGGTTCCAGTAAAAGTACATCCAAGTTGTTCGTGCCTCGACAGTTGACACAGAAGAAGGCTGACAAGGAGAGCGATGACTCCAAGGCAGAGGATGGTGGAAAAGATGCCGAGAAGGCGGAAACGGAAGGTGCTGCAGAGAAACCTAaacataagaagaagaagaaacaccGTAAACATCATAAGACTGATAAGGAGAAGCCTGAAGGTGAGGAAGGGGAGAAAAAGAAGCGTCATAAACACAAAAAGAAGAAGTCCAGGAAGAGACATCGATCAAGTAAGGAAGGGAAAGAATCTGGAGATGAGGTCGCTACATGTGCTGGGCCACCTGAGGTAGAGGAGGAGGCCCCCGTAGCTGCTGAGGAGAAGAAAGAGGAtgtcaagaagaagaaaaagagaaagaagtccaagaaatcACATAAGAAACGAAAGAAAGAGTCTGATGTCGATTCGGGGAATGAGGATGAGCCAGATGGTGCGGCAAAAGGCGAAGGTAATCCAGATGACAGGGTGAAAGTGAAGAAGTCAGGTAAAAAATCGAAAAAGTCTAAACATTCTGAATCAAGTGGTGAAGAAAGTGATGGGGAGAAGAAGAAACGGCGACACAAgcacaagaagaagaagcatcATCACTCTGATAAAGATGGTGGGAGCGGTACGGAGCAGAAAGAAGTCAAAGTCAAACAGGAGGCGGAACGAGAGGTCAAGAAAACTGAAACGCCCAAGAAAGATCCAAAACGCAAGCACAGCGAGTCCGACTCTGATGCATCTGATGGGCAGAAAGTTAAGGCAAAGAAGATCAAGCAGGAGACACCAGGATCTGCTAAGAAACCTCAGATTCCTGTAACGGCTGTAGGCCAAAGCAGTAAACCTGACAATCCAGGACCTGAGAACAAAAAGATTCGTCCTATCAGAATTGAGAAAAAGGAAGGAAAGCTACATCCCTCTGGGAAGAAATTGATAGGTCCTGAAATGAAGGATACTTCATCGAGTAAATGGGATACGAGTAGTGACAGTGAGTTGGAGACGATGCTTCAGGTTAAACCAGACATGAAGAAAGCCAAAGCTCAGACAACCCTCAGGACGAAAGAGACACGTCAGCGTGAAACTCAACGGAAAGAAGTCGTCACAAATAACCCTGGTAGTGGAGGGAAGAAATCCAGTCGCAATCGTAGTCATTCGAGATCCGAACGTAGGCGCAGGCGTGACGATTCCAGTTATTCTTCGTACAGCTCGGACGAAGATCGCAGCCACTCGAGATATCGGCGACACTCCTATTCATCAGATTCTGACCGCAGTCGCTCTGGGCGTCGCTCAAGGCGTCGTCGCCGATCAAAGTCCTATAGTTCAGGGAGTGACTACTCGCGTAGCAGGTCTGGGTCAGGCTATCGCTCACATAGCAGGTCTCACTCCAGGAGCAATCGACGTGGCCGACGTCACAGCAGTTATAGCAGTTACACTGATTATGAAAGTGATTATGACCACGGGAGATCCAGGAAGCATTCCAGAGGTCGGTACCGTCACAGTTCATCATCAAGAAGTCGTTCGCGGTCCTATTCAAGAGATCGTTACCGTCGCAGAAGATCTTATAGTCGTTCGCACAGTTATTCTAGCTACAGCGATCGCTCACGCTCACGTTCAAGATCATATTctcggtcaaggtcacgaaCAAGAAGCAGAGATCGGCGTCGGTATGAACTAAAATCAAGCCCAGATAAAGAATTCAGCTCGGTTTTACCCAAGAAGGAGCCTAAAGTACATCGAGCAAGGTCAGAGAAAGAAGCAAAAACATTTGACCCCAAGGATCTTGTATTGCCATTGCATGTCAACAAAGATCATGTCAGCGATCGCGCTCAGGAGCTGCTCAAAAAGATTAAAGAGAAGAAAGAAACTCTCGCTAAGGATGGAGACTTTGATTTTAATGATACTGTTCCAGCTGGTTTAAAGTCTGCTGGGTTGATGATGAAAAACTCAGCATTATTGGGCCCCCAACCAGCGATGATGGACAAAGTCCCTGTAATGCCAGTAATTGGAAAGCTACCGATAATGAACAAGAGGCCTTACCCACAGGATGAAAGGAGCAGATCTAGTGAACGTAGCCCTAATAATATGCATGGTCCGCACGATAGGAGTCCTTATCGTAGACAGGATGGTCGCtctcctggtcatattcctctaCCACCTGGTGCACTGGGGAATAACTCAAGCAACCCAAACAGTCCACGCAGTGATGGGAGCCTTGGGGATATTCCCAACGCTCCACCCAACAAAATGCCAAGACACAACAACATGAGGCCAGGATCGGAGTTTGAAAATAAGATTCCATTGTGCCGAGGTCCAAGATCAGAAATGGATTCCATTCCGCTACCGCCAAGTGGAAGAGGAGGACCACACATGCATCCTGGAATGAGAGGACCGCCACCTGGTATGAGAGGTCCACCACCACGTCCGGGACCACCTGGGATGCACAGACCACCAGGGCCTGGACCGCATGGCCCTCGTGGGCCACCTATGCAAGGGCCCCATGGTCCTCTACATGGGCCACCTCATGGACCACCACATGGGCCACACGGTCCCAGAGGTCCACCTCACCCAATGGGGCCACATGGACCTCGTGGGCCTCCACCTCCTGGAATGAGAGGACCCTTCCCCGGCGGACCTGGTATGCCACCAAGAGGACCACCAGGAATGCCACCCAGAGGCCCCCCTCCCAATCACAGAATGCCTGGGCCTGGACCACCACATCACATCCAGTCACCACCACACCGTAGCAATAGCCCTGGACAAGCCAATCGCCATTCGTCACCATCACATGTGAACCGCTCTCAAGCACCTATGACTGCCAAGCCACCAACGCAACCACCTCCTAAAACTACGGCTCCTGCTACTACCACCCAAACTGCCACTGGTTCATCTCAGACCCGCCCAAAGATGCCAGGACAAAACGCTCAGGGTAGATCTCCATACATCGGTCCCCAGGTGTCACCAGCCATGGCACAGAGTCTCGGTTTAGACATTGGCACTGGTAAGAATAATAAAAAAGGAGCAGCTAACTCTGTACCTAAAGAACAGCAGAAGGATATGGCACCTCCGCCACTACCCCCATTGCCCAAGGAGGCTAATAAGAATGATAAGAAGACGCCCCCGTTACCTCCCAAGTCCCCATCGCCTAAGCCACCAGATAAAACTGATTCACCTCCAGCTCCGATCATGCCAATGGCACCTCCAGTCATGAGTGCAGAACAGGAGGAGCAGTACAAAGTGCTACAGCAGCAGGCTCAACAACATGCAGCCATGTTACAACAACGGGAGACTGGTTCTTCAGCGGGGTCACCAGATGAAGTAGCACCCGCACAACAGCAGATGATCGCCATTTCATCACCAATGGCCATGCCTATGCAAGGTGCTATGGCATTACCGTcgtcaatgtcaatgttttcTCCGGGGATGCAGTTCCAAACAGCGTTACCACAAGGACTTTCTGGACTACAGATGGCACAGATGGGTCAGATGGGTCAAATCCAGATGATGGGCTCGCACCCTGGCATGATCTCAATCCCTGCTGGTGGTGGAATCCCTGTCCAGGCTGGCCGCCCACTTTATGCATCAGGTTTACCCCCTGGCCTCTCCCTTGGAGGGATACCTGGTCTACCAGCACATTTAGCAGCTCCTGCAGGGGGTGTGCCCATGGGTACACCGATGACGATCAATTCACTTGGACAGTTGACTCCTCTACCGTCTGGGGCTGTATCAGCAAGCAGTCTCCCAGCAGGTATGTCACTTCCAGCAGGTATGATTCCAGTTTCCATGGCTCAGTTGTCTCAAATGGCGCAAGCGAGTCACAGCATCCAAGGATTACCAGCCGGATTAGTGCCACATCCGTCTGCCGGTGTTTCTGGAATCTCGGCAGCGGCAGCTGCAGCAATGGCTGCCGGTGGACAATCTCCGTTTTTAACAGCCGCTCCGAGTGGCCATCCTGGTTTACCTGGACAACCCATGATTATAGGTGGACCCATGGGAGGCATGCTTCTGCCTGGCACCAGAATAATACGTCCACCAATGTATCGGTTACCATAA